One Candidatus Melainabacteria bacterium DNA segment encodes these proteins:
- a CDS encoding 2,3-bisphosphoglycerate-independent phosphoglycerate mutase → MLNTRHIPVVLVILDGWGISNNKNGNAIAEANLPNFNFFLKEYPNTILYTSGKAVGLPDGVMGNSEVGHENIGGGRIVTQKLTLISQAVKDSSFFKNKTLLNAIEHVKKNSSKLHIMGLISEGDVHSHLGHLYALFELAARHNGENGEEINKVLLHAITDGRDDPPKNAIQLLKKVKEKIKIINGKISTVCGRYYAMDRDNRWNRIKRYYDLVTKGIGLKAESAICAVENAYLRGEKSQSETNCPLENSDEFIMPTLVGTKEDLISNNDAVIFFNFRPDRAREITTALTQVTFGEFQREIFPKNLYYACLTEYDIKLHNKQYANPIVPTAFTHKELPKVNKDKSLGELISMLNQKQIRIAETEKYRHVTSFFNMGRQEEYKGEERILVPSPKVATYDLKPEMSANEVCTKTTSAILSKDYSLIVVNFANADMVGHTGIISATIRAVETVDKALGEIYKAIQETSGTLIVTSDHGNADQMLNEDGSIRTAHSLNPVPFILINNALKNIRLKQNGCLADIAPTILDIIGIEKPKEMTGATLRIEN, encoded by the coding sequence ATGTTAAACACAAGACACATACCAGTAGTACTTGTAATTCTTGATGGCTGGGGTATATCTAATAATAAAAATGGAAATGCAATAGCAGAAGCTAATCTTCCAAACTTCAATTTTTTTCTTAAAGAATATCCAAATACTATTTTGTATACAAGTGGTAAAGCTGTTGGGCTTCCTGATGGTGTTATGGGTAATTCAGAAGTTGGACATGAAAATATTGGTGGAGGCAGAATTGTTACTCAAAAGCTAACCCTTATAAGCCAGGCAGTTAAAGACAGCTCGTTTTTTAAAAATAAAACATTGTTAAATGCGATTGAACATGTAAAAAAGAACTCTTCTAAGTTACACATTATGGGATTAATTAGTGAAGGAGATGTACATAGTCACTTAGGGCATTTGTATGCATTGTTTGAACTTGCAGCAAGACATAACGGAGAAAACGGAGAAGAAATAAATAAAGTTTTACTTCATGCAATAACTGACGGGAGAGATGATCCGCCTAAAAATGCAATCCAATTATTAAAAAAAGTAAAAGAAAAAATAAAAATAATTAATGGAAAAATTTCTACTGTATGTGGTCGTTATTATGCTATGGATAGAGACAATAGATGGAACAGGATAAAACGTTATTATGACTTAGTTACAAAAGGTATTGGACTTAAAGCTGAAAGTGCTATATGTGCTGTAGAAAATGCATATTTAAGAGGAGAAAAAAGTCAAAGTGAAACAAATTGTCCACTTGAAAATTCTGATGAGTTTATAATGCCTACATTAGTAGGTACAAAAGAAGATTTAATCTCTAATAACGATGCTGTTATATTTTTTAATTTTAGACCAGATAGAGCAAGGGAAATTACTACTGCATTAACGCAAGTTACTTTTGGTGAATTTCAAAGAGAAATATTCCCTAAAAATTTATATTATGCATGTTTAACTGAATATGATATAAAGCTCCATAATAAACAATATGCTAATCCAATTGTTCCAACTGCGTTTACACATAAAGAGCTGCCCAAAGTAAATAAAGATAAATCTCTTGGAGAGTTAATTTCTATGCTTAATCAAAAGCAAATTAGAATTGCTGAAACTGAAAAATATAGACATGTAACAAGTTTTTTTAATATGGGAAGGCAGGAAGAATATAAAGGAGAAGAAAGAATATTAGTACCTTCTCCAAAAGTTGCTACATATGATTTAAAACCAGAAATGAGTGCAAATGAGGTTTGTACAAAAACAACTTCTGCAATTTTATCCAAAGACTATTCTTTAATAGTGGTAAATTTTGCAAATGCAGACATGGTTGGTCATACAGGAATTATTAGTGCAACTATCAGAGCTGTGGAAACAGTAGATAAAGCTTTAGGAGAAATTTACAAAGCAATACAAGAAACAAGTGGTACATTAATAGTTACTAGCGATCATGGAAATGCAGATCAAATGTTAAATGAAGATGGTTCGATCAGAACTGCTCACAGTTTGAATCCTGTGCCATTTATATTAATAAACAATGCTTTAAAAAATATTAGATTAAAACAAAATGGTTGTTTAGCAGACATTGCACCTACAATACTTGATATTATTGGAATTGAAAAACCAAAAGAAATGACAGGAGCAACATTGAGAATTGAGAATTGA